In a genomic window of Numenius arquata chromosome 5, bNumArq3.hap1.1, whole genome shotgun sequence:
- the GLOD5 gene encoding glyoxalase domain-containing protein 5 — protein sequence MLVPSPEMSWKEERMNPPPCFIQRLDHLVLTVKSIEDTVAFYSKVLGMEVVTFKGDRKALRFGNQKFNLHEAGKEFEPKARCPVPGSADICLITQVPLDQLLDHLKACGVIIEEGPVARTGAVGPITSVYFRDPDENLIEVSRYNTDVTAVGGGEP from the exons ATGCTAGTTCCCAGCCCTGAGATGTCCTGGAAGGAGGAGCGTATGAATCCACCCCCATGTTTCATCCAGCGCCTGGACCACCTTGTATTGACTGTGAAGAGCATTGAGGACACTGTGGCCTTTTATTCCAAAGTACTAGGCATGGAGGTGGTGACTTTCAAG GGCGACCGCAAAGCTTTACGTTTTGGCAACCAGAAGTTTAACCTGCATGAAGCTGGGAAGGAGTTTGAACCCAAGGCTCGGTGCCCAGTCCCTGGCTCTGCAGACATCTGCCTTATCACACAGGTGCCGCTGGACCAGCTGCTGGATCATCTGAAG GCCTGTGGGGTGATCATTGAAGAAGGGCCTGTGGCCAGAACTGGTGCTGTGGGTCCAATAACATCTGTCTACTTCCGAGACCCTGATGAGAACCTGATTGAGGTTTCCAGGTACAACACAGATGTGACTGCAGTCGGCGGAGGGGAACCCTAA